Genomic DNA from Deltaproteobacteria bacterium HGW-Deltaproteobacteria-18:
GGTATCGGACACGCCCAAGGCCTTGGCATGGGCGAGCATGAATTCCCGCGCCCTCTGTCCGAAGTCCTGCAATCCGGCCTTGGCCTCTCGGGCCGCAGCAAGAGCGCGATCATCCATATCCGCAAGGCCAACAGCCAGGCGCACGTCCTGCCCCCGCTCGACCAGGGCCCGGGCCAGCACGTCCAGCCAGACAATGCGCCGCCAGACATCCAGCTCGCCCAGGTCGTCGAGGCTCGGACCAGGCGTGAACAGCGCATGTCCGCCGCCCGGACTGCCCAGACATTCGAGGCAGCCGCTGGTCACGCTGCGCACCCCGAGGCCATGCCGGGCCAACGGCGAGAAAAGCGTGGTCGAGAGATAGCGTTCTCCCGTATCCGGACAGATGAATACAATGAGCCCCTCTTTTCCGGCCTCATCCAATTCTCTGGCGATGCGCAACGCTCCGGCCAGGGCCGCCCCCGCGCTCATACCGGAAAGAATGCCCTCTTCACGCGCCAGCTGACGCGAACAGGCGAAAGCCTCCTCATCCTCGACGTGGATGATCCGGTCCAGGGCGTGCTTGTCATAAATCCCGGGAGGATATGACTCCTGCATGTTCTTGAGCCCCTGAATCTTGTGCCCGGCATAAGGCTCCACCGCCACGACCTGAATGCCGGGAGCCGATTCCTTCATGCGCTTCGCTATGCCCATGGCCGTGCCAGAAGTGCCGAGGCTTATGACCACGTGGGTGGCCCGCCCTTCGGTCTGTTCGATGATCTCGCGGCCCGTGCCCATGTAGTGTGCGGCAATGCTGGCCGGATTGTTGAACTGGTCCATGAGCACATAGGTCTGCGGCTCTTCGCGCGCCAACCGGTACGCTTCCTCGATGGCCCCGTCAGTGCCGAGACGACCCGGAGTCAGGCGCAACTCCGCCCCGAAGGCGCGCATGATGCGTTTTCGCTCCTCGGAAGCGGAATCGGGCATGAGCAGTGTGAGCTTGTAGCCCTTGACGGCGCAGACCATGGCCAGCCCGACCCCCGTATTGCCGCTGGTGGCCTCGATGACGATCTTGTCCGGGGTCAGCTCGCCCGAGGCCTCGGCCGCTTCGATCATGGCCAGGGCCACGCGGTCCTTGATGGAACCGCCAACGTTCTGGGCTTCGAGCTTGGTCGCCAGACGAATGCGCGAGTGAGGAAAGACGCGGTTCAGATAAACGATCGGAGTGGCCCCGATGAGAGAGAGAATGGTCGGATGAATCATAGAAAAAACCCTGCTGATGGATTGGACGCAAGGTGCGAAATCTATGGCAAAAGACGATGCGGGGCAAGGGGCTGACAAAGGGGGCATCGGCCCCCTTTGGAAGTCCTTCCGTGTCAGTTCCTCGTCCTGCTTCGCACCGGTACCCTGCTGGCGCTCCAACGCGGCGTGCAAGAACACCCATCAATCTTACAGTATTGTAAATATTTGCCTGATTAAAATCGACGTCACCGCCCCGCACGTAAAGCAAGGCCGCGCATCACATATTTTATACATATATTCGTTCATGTTACGAAAAAATATCAACCATGGCTTTATCCTTGCTTTCAATCAGGCCACGTGTCGCCCGTAAGGCCCTGATTTCAAGCACCAAAAAATGACAAGGCAACGACAAAATGAACAATACAGACATGTTATGGATAATCATCTCGGCTTCGCTGGTATTTTTGATGCAACCGGGATTCATGTGTCTTGAATCGGGAATGACCCGATCGAAAAACTCCATTAACGTTGCCATCAAGAATTTTTCCGATTTTGTACTATCGGCGGCAGTATTCTGGTTGCTGGGTTTCGGCTTCATGTTCGGGGATATTTCGTGGGGACATTTTCTAACCACAGGCTTCGCTCCCACGCTGGAGGACGCGACGGGCTTCAAGGCGGCCTTCTTCCTCTTCCAGGTCATGTTCTGCGGTACGGCCACGACGATTTTTTCCGGGGCCGTGGCCGAACGCATGCGTTTTTCCTCCTATCTCATCACTGCCCTCATTTTCTCCCTTTTTGTATATCCGATTTTTGGCCACTGGGCCTGGCACGGATTGGACTCCGGCCGATTGACAGGCTGGCTCGGGGAAATGGGATTCGTGGATTTTGCCGGCTCCATGGTGGTACATGGTGTAGGTGGCTGGCTTTCACTGGCGGCACTCATAGTGATCGGGCCGCGCAAGGGCAGGTTTCCGGCGGATGGCCCACCGCGCGAGATCAATGCCAGCAACCTGCCCCTGACCGTCCTCGGAGCTTTCCTGCTTTGGCTCGGCTGGTTCGGATTCAACGGCGGATCCACTCTCGCACTCAGCTCGGACGTCCCGCACATCATAGTACGCACGGTACTGGCCGGAATCGCGGGCGGGTTCGCCAATCTGCTCCTGGGCTGGCTAACCACCCGGACTCCAAGGATCACGTATCTCATCAACGGCGTCCTCGGCGGTCTGGTGGCTGTAACCGCAAGCTGCCATGCCGTGGACAATACCGACGCCGTTTGTATCGGCCTGGTGGCAGGCGCGGTCTGTCTTGGATGCGAAATGGCGTTGGTGCACCTGCGTATCGACGACGCCGTCGGTGCCGTACCCGTGCATCTGGGGTGCGGAATCTGGGGCATCCTCGCCGTGGCTTTCTTCGGCGATCCTGCGGCGCTGGATACCGGACTGGGCATGTCCGGTCAGCTCTGGGCTCAGTGCGTCGGCATTTTTGCCGCCTTTGCCGTCGCCTTCGTGCTGCCTCTTGTCGTGCTCAGGTTCATAGATTCCATTTTTCCCCTGCGCGTGGCCCCCATCGACGAAGATACGGGACTTAATGTCAGCGAGCACGGGGCCCGCACCGACATCCATGATCTTTTCGATATGCTTGACAGGCAGGCCGTCACCAGGGATTTCAGTCTGCGCGCCCCCGAGGAACCCTTCACGGAGGTCGGGCATATCGCCCAACGTTACAATCACGTGCTGCACGCCCTGCACGACGCCGTCTCCAAGACCGAGGCCATCGTCAAGAGCGCCGCCGATGCCATCATCGTCTTCACCACGGACACGCTACGCATCATCTCCGCCAACCCCGGAGCGAGCCTCATCTTCGGGCATCCCGCCCTGCACCTAGAGGGGATGTCCATTCCCGACCTGCTACCCGCCTGGAGAATTTCCGATACCGACAACAACGAAACCTCCTTGTTTCACGCCATGCGCGCAAGCAACCAGGTAGAGATCACGGGACGCAGGGCCAACGGCTCCCAGGTGACCCTCGAGGCTGTGATCACGCAGTCGAGCGGACACACGGGAGACTTTTTCATCGGCACCTTCCGCGACATTTCCGAACGCAAGCGCTACGAAAACGAACTGCGCAAGGCCGAAGAGAACTTCCGGGGAATCTTTGAAAACGCCGTGGAGGGAATGTTCCGGACCACCCCTCATGGGCGGTACCTGCAGGCCAACCCCGCGCTGGCAAGAATTTACGGATTCGAAAGCCCGGCCGAACTCATGCGCCACTACGACGACATCAGTCGCCAGCTCTATGTCGAAGCCGGGCGCAGAGAGGAGTTCACCAGGCTGCTAGGGAAAAATAATGAGATTTTCGACTTCGAATCGGCCATACGCCGCAAGGACGGCTCCGTCATCTGGATTTCGGAGAATGCGCGGGCAGTGAAGGACGCGGCGGGAAACGTCGTCTGCTACGAAGGCACGGTCATGGACATCACCCAGCGCCGTGCGATGCAGCAGGCGCTGGACCGGCAGATGGCCCTCTTTGGCCAGCTGTTCGAGGATTCCCCACTGGCTATCGCCCTGGTGGACACCGTGGGCCGCATCGTCGAGGTCAACGGTGGCTTCGAGACACTTTTCGGCTACAGGCGCAACGAGATTCTGGGCAAGGACAACAGGCTCTTCATCGTGCCCGAGGAGCAGCTGTCCGAGATCAACAGCACCCGCCAGCGTATCCTCGACGGCGAGACGGTGCAACGGGAGACGCTCCGGCGAACCAGCCGGGGCGACATCGTCCCGGTCAACATTCTGGGACATCCGGTGCGCATCGGCGGCGAAATCACCAACATATTCTGGATCTACCAGGATATCTCCGAGCGCAAGGAATTCGAGCGGCAGATCACCCATCAGGCCTTCCACGACTCCCTGACCGGCCTGCCGAACCGCTCCCTGTTCCAGGAACGCCTCGGACGCGCCGTGGAAAGGACAAAGAGACGGCCCGACTATCACTTCGCCGCCATGCTTATAGACCTGAACAAATTCAAATGGGTCAATGATTCCCTCGGGCATCAGGCCGGCGACGCCCTGCTGGTGGAAATAGCTTCACGCCTCAATTCCTGCGTGCGCAGCGTGGACACCGTGGCCAGGTTGGGCGGAGACGAGTTTGCTGTCCTGCTCGAAGAATTCCGAACCAACAAGGAGGTCATCGCCGTGGCCAGCCGCATCCAGAGCGAGGTGCGACGCGCCTTTCTCTGGAACGGAAAGGAGATTGTCTCCGGGGCCAGCGTGGGTATCGTGCTGCAGACACGCGACTACGGTCGGCCCGAAGACATCCTGCGGGATGCGGATATTGCCATGTACAAGGCCAAGGAGCGTGGACGCGGTCATCTCGTTTTCCACAACCGCATGCGTCAGGAAGTGCTGGAGGTCATCAACATGGAGAACGAACTGCGGCGAGCCATCGAAGAAAATGACCTGGAACTCCACTACCAGCCGATCTTCGATGTCGAGGGAGGAAAACTCGAAGGGTTCGAGGCGCTCGTGCGCTGGCGCCATCCGGAACGCGGCATGATCATGCCCGACCGCTTCATTCCCCTGGCGGAGGAATCCGGGCTGATCGTGCCCCTGGGGCAGTGGGTGCTCAACGGGGCCTGCAGGCAGCTGAAAATCTGGGATGACGAGAGCGGGG
This window encodes:
- a CDS encoding cysteine synthase, which translates into the protein MIHPTILSLIGATPIVYLNRVFPHSRIRLATKLEAQNVGGSIKDRVALAMIEAAEASGELTPDKIVIEATSGNTGVGLAMVCAVKGYKLTLLMPDSASEERKRIMRAFGAELRLTPGRLGTDGAIEEAYRLAREEPQTYVLMDQFNNPASIAAHYMGTGREIIEQTEGRATHVVISLGTSGTAMGIAKRMKESAPGIQVVAVEPYAGHKIQGLKNMQESYPPGIYDKHALDRIIHVEDEEAFACSRQLAREEGILSGMSAGAALAGALRIARELDEAGKEGLIVFICPDTGERYLSTTLFSPLARHGLGVRSVTSGCLECLGSPGGGHALFTPGPSLDDLGELDVWRRIVWLDVLARALVERGQDVRLAVGLADMDDRALAAAREAKAGLQDFGQRAREFMLAHAKALGVSDTVLFPLAGDSQERALGLARKLLAKGQAYEKLRSVYFDVTRDKTYGQISCVDTAGMNLGYTVDLADYAKDNPADFTLLKRATLQDLKLGDVIETEWGKVRPSWFLQLAATALDALGSVTVMFAAESHRFPHLDNFCAIWSAGAGVRPMAWMVSQPVTPREQGETVPSLTDALAVAGTGPALRLWLLSASYLKSLAYSPESLAMWVKNQNRLQDAYVSASLGGSGNGVSPQLEQAIYDLKTAFATALDDNLDLAHFWPALFAFAKTVNARAGKMSTDEAALVAEQLLACDRVLGFLDHARLPLAQKSWSREAADLVGRREAARKAKDFVQADALRAQLAGMGLRLEDHPAGVRLFRMERSA
- a CDS encoding diguanylate cyclase, with amino-acid sequence MNNTDMLWIIISASLVFLMQPGFMCLESGMTRSKNSINVAIKNFSDFVLSAAVFWLLGFGFMFGDISWGHFLTTGFAPTLEDATGFKAAFFLFQVMFCGTATTIFSGAVAERMRFSSYLITALIFSLFVYPIFGHWAWHGLDSGRLTGWLGEMGFVDFAGSMVVHGVGGWLSLAALIVIGPRKGRFPADGPPREINASNLPLTVLGAFLLWLGWFGFNGGSTLALSSDVPHIIVRTVLAGIAGGFANLLLGWLTTRTPRITYLINGVLGGLVAVTASCHAVDNTDAVCIGLVAGAVCLGCEMALVHLRIDDAVGAVPVHLGCGIWGILAVAFFGDPAALDTGLGMSGQLWAQCVGIFAAFAVAFVLPLVVLRFIDSIFPLRVAPIDEDTGLNVSEHGARTDIHDLFDMLDRQAVTRDFSLRAPEEPFTEVGHIAQRYNHVLHALHDAVSKTEAIVKSAADAIIVFTTDTLRIISANPGASLIFGHPALHLEGMSIPDLLPAWRISDTDNNETSLFHAMRASNQVEITGRRANGSQVTLEAVITQSSGHTGDFFIGTFRDISERKRYENELRKAEENFRGIFENAVEGMFRTTPHGRYLQANPALARIYGFESPAELMRHYDDISRQLYVEAGRREEFTRLLGKNNEIFDFESAIRRKDGSVIWISENARAVKDAAGNVVCYEGTVMDITQRRAMQQALDRQMALFGQLFEDSPLAIALVDTVGRIVEVNGGFETLFGYRRNEILGKDNRLFIVPEEQLSEINSTRQRILDGETVQRETLRRTSRGDIVPVNILGHPVRIGGEITNIFWIYQDISERKEFERQITHQAFHDSLTGLPNRSLFQERLGRAVERTKRRPDYHFAAMLIDLNKFKWVNDSLGHQAGDALLVEIASRLNSCVRSVDTVARLGGDEFAVLLEEFRTNKEVIAVASRIQSEVRRAFLWNGKEIVSGASVGIVLQTRDYGRPEDILRDADIAMYKAKERGRGHLVFHNRMRQEVLEVINMENELRRAIEENDLELHYQPIFDVEGGKLEGFEALVRWRHPERGMIMPDRFIPLAEESGLIVPLGQWVLNGACRQLKIWDDESGAADYGLTMSVNLSCKQFAQHTLVEMISRALRENDIVPPRLKLEITESAIILDPAAATEKLRRLKELGVLLAVDDFGTGYSSLSYLRQFPMDILKIDRSFISGTDTPKENAEIVRSIVNMAHSLGLRVTAEGVETQEQLDRLQSINCDRAQGYMFSKPMAPADAGNMIRAAVLQGGPS